The following are encoded in a window of Flavobacterium cupriresistens genomic DNA:
- a CDS encoding serine hydrolase domain-containing protein yields MKKQIFLYFTALLFTSTISGQEIKDFFSTLAKNDLFYGSVLVSKSGENTFSNFYGYSNIDKKEKINEKSQFPIASVSKTFTAVAILQLKQKGKLKIDDPVQKYLLNFPYPNVSIRHLISNTSGLGQEYHLFDKAIKENPERIFSNEDIIPALIDNKVPLSFAPGDKWEYNNVNFCLAALIVEKIAGISFGDYMLKNVFIPAKMKDSFLPKNRKLKEPNQVELYTYPNFYSTDVVNVQTLKETFLIYEKSNFYGGGSIVSTALDLHKYQKALFSYQLLGKKELEEALTPTKLNNGKIASYRLGEKEIAYGLGWQIYTTDTNEKIVFHDGLITGLTSILMHNITKNNTVILLSNTANPVFVTANEVLKLIDKKPYKMPLQNLSRVYGSLLESGKKEKANELIGEYLKNPDTYEATERDFNRLGYQFLRLQKTDNSLLTFASAALIFPNSSNIYDSYGEALLQSGKKDDAIKMYQKSVELNPDNENGKKVLKELL; encoded by the coding sequence ATGAAAAAACAAATATTTCTTTACTTTACAGCTTTACTTTTTACAAGTACTATTTCAGGACAAGAGATAAAAGATTTCTTTTCAACGCTTGCTAAAAATGATCTTTTTTACGGCAGTGTTTTAGTTTCCAAATCAGGAGAAAATACTTTTTCAAATTTTTATGGATATTCCAATATCGATAAGAAAGAAAAGATCAATGAAAAATCGCAATTTCCAATTGCATCGGTATCAAAAACGTTTACTGCGGTAGCAATTCTGCAGCTTAAACAAAAAGGTAAATTGAAGATTGATGATCCAGTACAAAAATATCTTCTGAACTTTCCTTATCCAAATGTTAGTATCAGGCATCTGATAAGCAATACTTCCGGATTAGGGCAAGAATATCATCTATTTGATAAGGCAATAAAAGAAAATCCGGAAAGAATTTTTTCTAATGAAGACATTATACCGGCATTAATTGATAATAAAGTACCACTTTCGTTTGCTCCAGGAGACAAATGGGAATATAATAATGTTAATTTCTGTCTTGCGGCATTAATAGTAGAAAAAATAGCCGGAATTAGTTTTGGAGATTATATGCTAAAAAATGTTTTCATTCCTGCTAAAATGAAAGATTCATTTCTTCCAAAAAATAGAAAGCTTAAAGAACCAAATCAAGTAGAATTGTACACTTATCCAAACTTTTATTCTACGGACGTAGTGAATGTTCAAACCTTAAAAGAAACTTTTTTAATCTATGAGAAAAGCAATTTTTATGGAGGTGGAAGTATTGTAAGTACCGCTCTGGATTTGCATAAGTACCAAAAAGCATTATTTAGTTACCAGCTTTTAGGCAAGAAAGAATTAGAAGAAGCACTGACGCCGACAAAACTTAATAATGGAAAAATTGCTTCTTATCGTTTGGGCGAAAAAGAGATAGCCTATGGTTTGGGATGGCAAATCTACACTACTGATACTAATGAAAAAATAGTTTTTCATGATGGACTCATTACTGGACTTACTTCAATTTTGATGCATAACATTACTAAAAATAACACGGTCATTTTGCTGTCTAATACAGCAAATCCGGTTTTTGTGACAGCCAATGAAGTTTTGAAATTAATAGATAAGAAACCTTATAAAATGCCATTGCAGAATCTCTCGAGAGTCTACGGCAGTTTGCTTGAAAGTGGAAAAAAAGAAAAAGCAAATGAATTAATTGGAGAATATTTAAAAAATCCAGACACTTACGAAGCAACAGAGAGAGATTTTAATAGATTGGGATATCAATTTCTTAGACTTCAAAAAACAGACAATTCTTTGCTAACATTCGCTTCAGCGGCATTAATTTTTCCAAATAGCTCAAATATATATGATAGCTATGGGGAGGCATTGCTCCAAAGCGGTAAAAAAGATGATGCGATTAAGATGTATCAAAAATCGGTTGAATTAAATCCGGATAATGAAAATGGTAAAAAAGTATTAAAAGAATTACTGTAA
- a CDS encoding MarR family winged helix-turn-helix transcriptional regulator, producing MKNNTPTGTVLYSLEQAIKEYRKISQKNISKIVTDITVDQCLVLIILNKNSDYSQKEIANLIFKDNASITRIIELMVKKHYLKREINEFDRRKFNLKITEKGQNTIELLSPVITNNRETALNGLTTNEIEFLDKILNKIISNCKTS from the coding sequence ATGAAAAACAATACCCCAACAGGAACAGTACTTTATTCGCTGGAACAAGCCATAAAAGAATACAGAAAAATTTCGCAAAAAAACATCAGCAAAATTGTAACCGATATAACTGTTGATCAATGTTTAGTGCTAATAATCCTCAATAAAAACTCTGATTATTCTCAAAAAGAAATCGCTAATCTTATTTTTAAAGACAATGCTTCCATTACAAGAATAATTGAATTAATGGTGAAAAAACACTATCTAAAAAGGGAAATAAATGAATTTGACAGAAGGAAATTTAATCTCAAAATAACTGAAAAAGGACAAAATACCATAGAGCTATTATCACCTGTAATAACAAATAATAGAGAAACTGCTCTAAATGGATTAACTACTAATGAAATTGAATTCCTTGACAAAATCCTCAATAAAATAATCTCCAATTGTAAAACCAGCTAA
- a CDS encoding S41 family peptidase translates to MKRIITLLLLALTTSFYSQKTIATRTEVNLTELEKKDILDSLNKKLIEFYIRPNAVQNIKTKLSENYKKGKYNKSSDPKEFASMLTTDIVDISKDLHFNVIYDPQWINDQLKSKDDLLRKKIKAQELTEAKKKNFGFQQTRILEGNVGYLEFTYFHDPVEASEVATTALQFLSNTDALIIDLRKNNGGAMEMGQFISSYLFYNKDLPLYKYYYYESGRKKIDREMWLLPSVPGKRLDEIDIYILTSGVTFSAAEWMSYSLQNLKRVTIVGEQTAGGAHPIDRKIITNGFSVNIPFGEVTDPITKTDFEGRGVTPDVLCKSEDAVNVAHLLALQKLSSKNKDSLHPIDWIIPVVKNRQKPAIIDSEILKSYQGKYGKSELVYENSNLYYKWNNTVSFLLTPLEQNLFLINGIDEFRIKIILEKNSISGIKRIYQDGHERMYLKE, encoded by the coding sequence ATGAAACGTATCATCACTTTATTGCTATTAGCTTTAACAACTTCTTTTTATTCGCAAAAAACAATAGCGACAAGAACAGAAGTCAATCTTACTGAATTAGAAAAAAAAGATATTTTAGACTCGCTAAACAAAAAGCTTATAGAATTTTATATACGCCCCAACGCGGTACAAAATATAAAAACAAAGTTGAGTGAAAACTATAAAAAAGGCAAGTATAATAAAAGTTCTGATCCAAAAGAATTTGCCTCCATGCTCACAACAGATATTGTAGATATTAGCAAAGATTTGCATTTTAATGTAATTTATGATCCACAATGGATAAATGATCAATTGAAAAGCAAAGATGATCTTTTACGAAAAAAAATTAAAGCTCAAGAACTAACAGAGGCGAAAAAAAAGAATTTTGGTTTTCAACAAACACGAATATTGGAAGGAAATGTGGGCTATCTGGAATTTACCTATTTTCACGATCCGGTCGAAGCAAGTGAAGTTGCAACAACCGCGTTACAGTTTTTAAGCAACACTGATGCTTTAATTATAGATTTGCGTAAAAATAATGGTGGAGCAATGGAGATGGGGCAATTTATCAGCAGTTATTTGTTTTACAATAAAGATTTACCGCTCTATAAATATTATTATTACGAAAGTGGGAGAAAAAAAATAGATCGAGAAATGTGGTTGTTGCCTTCTGTTCCCGGCAAACGATTAGATGAAATTGACATTTATATTTTGACAAGTGGCGTAACTTTTTCCGCTGCTGAATGGATGAGTTATTCTCTTCAAAACCTAAAACGTGTCACTATTGTTGGGGAGCAGACAGCTGGTGGCGCCCATCCGATTGATCGAAAAATAATCACGAACGGCTTTTCTGTAAACATACCTTTTGGAGAAGTAACAGACCCTATTACAAAAACAGATTTTGAGGGTCGCGGCGTCACTCCGGATGTACTATGTAAAAGTGAAGATGCTGTGAATGTAGCTCATCTTTTAGCCTTACAAAAATTATCATCAAAAAATAAAGATTCATTGCACCCTATTGATTGGATTATTCCGGTTGTTAAAAACAGACAAAAACCAGCGATTATAGATTCCGAAATTCTAAAATCATATCAAGGAAAATATGGGAAAAGTGAACTGGTCTATGAGAATTCCAATTTGTATTATAAATGGAATAATACGGTTAGCTTTTTGCTTACCCCTTTAGAACAAAATCTGTTTCTGATAAATGGGATAGATGAATTTCGTATAAAAATAATTTTAGAAAAAAATTCCATCTCTGGAATTAAAAGAATTTACCAAGATGGACATGAGCGAATGTATTTAAAAGAATAA
- a CDS encoding esterase/lipase family protein — MSNHTISIGIQKHGLNSQGFFSYSEPKNLIVFIHGFGGTSIGTWNNFPTYITSEEEFAKSDIIFYGYDTFKGQAGDHSGELFKFLNLVENPVANHILPIAQGLPERNYNGIILVAHSLGAILTRQALIFAINENKTWADKVTLALFAPAHHGANIINLAMQALPGLTGLLGIFAKLRYPILNDLDNTEEGIIHYIKERTHEFQNQNKGDCTKAKLVVYAKGDKVVRNIPYLNDIAPIVLAETSHVSVCKPKSGFIEPLDLLKSII; from the coding sequence ATGTCAAATCATACTATTAGTATTGGAATTCAAAAACACGGATTAAATTCGCAAGGTTTTTTCAGTTATAGTGAGCCTAAAAATCTAATTGTGTTTATTCATGGTTTTGGTGGCACTTCTATAGGAACATGGAATAATTTCCCAACTTATATTACTTCAGAAGAAGAGTTTGCAAAATCTGATATTATTTTTTACGGATACGATACTTTTAAAGGACAAGCCGGTGATCATTCCGGAGAACTTTTCAAATTTTTAAATCTTGTCGAAAATCCAGTAGCCAACCATATTTTGCCCATTGCACAAGGATTGCCTGAAAGAAACTATAATGGGATTATTTTAGTGGCTCATTCTCTCGGAGCAATTTTGACAAGACAAGCTTTAATATTTGCGATCAATGAGAATAAGACATGGGCTGATAAAGTTACTTTAGCATTGTTTGCACCGGCTCATCATGGAGCAAACATTATTAACTTGGCAATGCAAGCTTTACCTGGTTTAACCGGATTACTTGGGATTTTTGCTAAACTAAGATATCCAATTCTTAATGATTTAGATAATACTGAGGAAGGTATTATACATTACATAAAGGAACGGACTCACGAATTTCAAAATCAAAATAAAGGCGATTGTACTAAAGCAAAATTAGTTGTCTATGCTAAGGGAGATAAAGTAGTCAGAAATATTCCTTATCTAAATGATATAGCTCCGATTGTTTTAGCAGAGACAAGTCATGTCTCTGTTTGTAAACCCAAAAGTGGTTTTATAGAACCATTGGACTTGCTTAAGTCTATCATCTAA
- a CDS encoding S8 family serine peptidase, whose amino-acid sequence MVSGIIAANRSNAIGIKGIADVKIMPLNISPSGDEHDKDITMAIRYAVDNGAKIINMSFGKEFSMHKDWVIDAFKYAQDHNVLLVHSSGNDSQNLDNFLNYPNDLNNDDTVEIYDNFINVGSTTQQLGDKFVSDFSNYGKQNVDLFAPGDEIYTTGAGNIYKFESGTSFAAPMVCGTAALIWSYYPKLTVKEVKQIILDSGTAYDINVIVPGTNDKKAPFSELSKTGKVLNVYNAMELAKKSK is encoded by the coding sequence ATGGTATCCGGTATTATTGCAGCAAATAGGAGTAATGCTATTGGCATAAAAGGAATTGCTGATGTGAAAATTATGCCTTTAAACATTTCCCCATCTGGTGATGAACATGACAAAGATATTACCATGGCAATCCGGTATGCTGTAGATAATGGAGCTAAAATAATTAACATGTCTTTTGGCAAGGAGTTTTCTATGCATAAAGATTGGGTAATAGATGCTTTTAAATATGCCCAGGATCATAATGTTCTTCTTGTGCATAGTTCTGGGAATGATAGCCAAAATTTAGATAATTTCCTTAACTACCCCAATGACCTTAATAATGATGATACCGTGGAGATCTATGACAATTTTATTAATGTAGGCTCAACGACTCAACAATTAGGGGATAAATTTGTATCTGATTTTTCAAATTATGGTAAGCAGAATGTAGACTTATTTGCACCTGGCGATGAAATTTACACCACCGGAGCAGGAAACATCTATAAATTTGAATCAGGGACTTCATTTGCAGCCCCGATGGTTTGTGGAACCGCTGCATTGATTTGGTCCTATTACCCTAAACTTACTGTAAAAGAGGTTAAACAAATTATTTTAGATTCAGGTACGGCATATGATATAAATGTTATTGTTCCGGGAACAAACGACAAAAAAGCACCATTCTCTGAGCTATCAAAAACAGGAAAAGTTCTAAATGTGTATAACGCGATGGAATTAGCTAAAAAAAGTAAGTAA
- a CDS encoding S8 family serine peptidase — protein sequence MKSLYILSLFIVILIGCKSTKHSKVTTLKPDTEKQLDIPDQKTWYKKDFQKDNIPGISLDKWYAQNKKKPKNNNIIVAVIDTQIDLKHEDLQGVIWTNAKEIPDNGIDDDNNGYIDDCNGWSFTGTKSGGYVVWNRYEYVRIVNEWETLFKDKKETQIETKDLYKFKVYQRALKTFEEKNKYYKNWHKSLIHGVAIYPLVKDTLKHFFPKEDYTYQQLDSMYNKYKINNKKYRQRRDDNDKDLGALVFFMMSNLEVNQKTFDDVKDQEVQLDSVVNKNLNLAYNERLPIGDNPTVLEKGYGNNKISNTIKGVRTI from the coding sequence ATGAAATCACTTTATATCTTATCATTATTTATAGTAATCCTAATAGGATGTAAATCAACGAAGCATTCAAAAGTTACTACTCTAAAACCAGATACAGAAAAACAACTCGATATTCCAGATCAAAAAACATGGTATAAAAAGGATTTTCAAAAGGATAATATACCTGGAATTTCTTTGGATAAATGGTATGCACAAAATAAAAAGAAGCCAAAAAATAATAACATTATTGTTGCAGTTATTGATACCCAAATTGATTTAAAACATGAAGATTTACAAGGTGTAATCTGGACAAATGCAAAAGAGATTCCAGATAATGGTATCGATGATGATAACAACGGGTATATAGACGATTGCAACGGCTGGAGTTTTACAGGTACCAAAAGTGGAGGTTACGTGGTATGGAACCGATATGAATATGTACGTATAGTCAATGAATGGGAAACATTATTTAAGGATAAAAAAGAAACCCAAATCGAAACTAAAGATTTGTACAAGTTTAAAGTATACCAAAGAGCGTTAAAAACATTTGAGGAAAAAAATAAGTATTATAAAAACTGGCACAAGTCTTTAATACATGGTGTAGCAATTTATCCCTTGGTAAAAGATACTTTAAAACATTTTTTTCCTAAAGAGGATTATACTTATCAGCAATTGGACAGCATGTATAATAAATACAAAATTAATAATAAAAAATACCGCCAGAGACGAGATGATAATGACAAAGATCTTGGCGCACTTGTGTTTTTTATGATGAGTAATCTTGAAGTTAATCAAAAAACTTTTGATGATGTAAAAGATCAAGAAGTTCAATTAGATTCTGTAGTTAATAAAAATTTAAATTTAGCATACAATGAACGACTTCCTATTGGGGACAATCCAACGGTTTTAGAAAAAGGATACGGTAATAATAAGATCAGCAATACTATAAAGGGTGTAAGAACTATTTAG